From the SAR202 cluster bacterium genome, the window GATAGATGTGACCATGACTCATCACGGCCCCGTATTCTTCGGTGACCCCGCGAAAGGGCACGGCATAGCCTTCAAATACACGGCCACAGCCGAGCCCAATACTACTTTCCAGGCAATCCGCAAGCTCATATGCGCCCGCAAGTGCGACGACGCCAACCAGGCAATGCGAGACTGGGTGGACCCCGGGCACAACTTCGTCACGGCCGACGTGCACGGCGATATCACCTACCTGACGCGCGGCCGCCTGCCGATTCGATCGATGGACAACGCGTGGCTGCCCGTTCCCGGTTGGGACGGGAAGCACGAGTGGCAGGGATACGTGCCTTTCGAAGAGATGCCGTACATGTCAAACCCTGAACAGGGCATGATCGTGACCGCGAACAACCGCATCATCGGCGAGCAGTACCGGCACTTCATCTCGTTCCAGTATGCGGCGGAGTTCCGTGGCCGCCGCATATATGAGCGGCTGAAGACGATAAAGAAGGCGACAGCAGCGGACATGGAGGCGGTGCACGGCGAGCGGAAGTCGATGCCGGGCGAGCGCTACGCAAAGCTGATCAGGGATGTGAAGCCTAAGAGCGTTCTTGCCCTTCACGCGAAAGACATTCTGAAGTCCTGGGAAGGCGACATGGAGCGCGACTCGGTAGCGCCGACCATCTATAGCGCCTTCCGCCGGAGCCTGGATTTGCGCATCCTCAAGCACCTGCTGGGGCCGCTATACGAGGAGGCAATGGCCGCAGGGGGCCGCGGCGCCCCGCAGCACGTGACGCAGCTGCGCGGCGTCTTCTCCGAGATGGCGGCCGCCGGCGACACGACGTTTCTGCCGCCGGGCACGGACTGGAAGTCGCTGATGGCGGACGCGCTGGAAGAGGCGGTCCAGTACCTTCGCGGGAAGCTCGGTGACGATATCGACACGTGGACGTGGGGACGCGTGCACGTGCTCAAGCCGCAGCACAAGCTGTCCGTCGCCTACCCCGAGCTTGCGCCGTTGCTGGACGGCAAGCCGGTCGCCATCGGCGGCGACGGAGATACGCCTCAGAACACCGGCCACAACATCATGAAGCCCTTTGCAGTGGCGAGCGGCTCGATAGCCCGGTACGTCTTCGACACCGCGGACTGGGACAATTCCCGCTGGGTGGTGCCCACCGGCGTCTCCGGCCACCCCGGCAGTCCGCACTACACCGACCAGGCCGACACCTGGGGCCGCGTGCAGACGTTCCCCGCGCTGTTCAGCTGGGAGCGGATTGCCAGGGAAGCAGAATCGAAGCAGGTCCTTACCGTGTAGCCCGCGCGATTCATCGCGCCTGTCTTGCTCGCCAGCGTCTATTGATTACTACACGAGCGCGATGAATCGCGCATGCTACAGATACTCAGATACTCCAGGAGTCTTCTATGCCCTCCCTCTACCAGGGGTCCCAGATACAGTACGACGTCACCTACATGCTGAATGTCATGATGCCGATGCGCGACGGGGTGAGGCTGGCCGCGGACATCTACTTCCCTTCCGTCAACGGCAAGCCGGCGCCCGGCAAATTCCCCGTGCTGCTTGAGCGCACGCCGTACGATAAGGGCCTGGCCAAGCTCATCTCCAACGGCAAGTACTTTGCCAGGCGCGGCTACGTGGTCGTCAACCAGGACGTCCGGGGACGGTACGAGTCGGAGGGAGAGTGGTACGCTTTCGCCCGGGAGGCGCCGGACGGCTTCGACACGGTGGAGTGGCTGGCGAAGCAGCCCTGGTCGAACGGCAAGGTAGGCACAATGGGAGGCTCGTACGCCGGCAGCGACCAGTGCGCCCTTGCCACCCTCAACCCGCCCCACCTTTCGACAATGATCGTGGAGGTCGGCGCGTCAAACTACTACCACAGCTCCATGCGCCAGAACGGAGCGCTTGAGCAGCGCTTCCTCATTTACGCCTTCAGAATGGCGGTCACGAGCAAAGAGGCCAAGGCAGACCCGGACCTCCGGCGCGAGCTTATAAAGGCGTTCACGAAGGACATGCCGGACATCGTGAACTCGTTCCCGCTACGACAGGGGCAGACTGTGCTCCGCCGCCTGCCGCTATATGAGCAGTGGGCGATCGACGTGCAGAACCACGCGGACTACGACGATTACTGGAAGCAGCGCGGCTACGCGATCGATGAGTACTACGAGGAGCATGCGGACGTCCCTACCCTCTACCTGGGTGGATGGTACGACTCTTATGCGAGGAACACTCCT encodes:
- a CDS encoding penicillin acylase family protein, giving the protein MSRLPKSAADLKTGLPDVTSTFNLKALEGQITIYRDKLGIPHVKALTAHDAFFGQGFVTAQDRLWQMAHDRMWAYGRWAEYAGPSGVGQDTLLRKLRILDSVKADYASANAETRAMVEAYAAGVNAFITTTKALPVELGIVNAAMEPWQPWDSMAVFKVRHILMGFIENKMWRAGLVNVLGPERAAKLIPSYSRGGLLIVPTGAEYAGPSERPAMDAMTTAGNMDAGLAAALEQFTKGAEPIRWMVDPDSGSNCWAVHGSRTASGKPIVAGDPHRPFEAPNPYYQNHIASDEFDALGLSFPGVPGFTHFGHNAHVAFCVTHAAADYQDLYVERFKKGAPDLYEFKREWKKADVRRETIKVRGGKDAVIDVTMTHHGPVFFGDPAKGHGIAFKYTATAEPNTTFQAIRKLICARKCDDANQAMRDWVDPGHNFVTADVHGDITYLTRGRLPIRSMDNAWLPVPGWDGKHEWQGYVPFEEMPYMSNPEQGMIVTANNRIIGEQYRHFISFQYAAEFRGRRIYERLKTIKKATAADMEAVHGERKSMPGERYAKLIRDVKPKSVLALHAKDILKSWEGDMERDSVAPTIYSAFRRSLDLRILKHLLGPLYEEAMAAGGRGAPQHVTQLRGVFSEMAAAGDTTFLPPGTDWKSLMADALEEAVQYLRGKLGDDIDTWTWGRVHVLKPQHKLSVAYPELAPLLDGKPVAIGGDGDTPQNTGHNIMKPFAVASGSIARYVFDTADWDNSRWVVPTGVSGHPGSPHYTDQADTWGRVQTFPALFSWERIAREAESKQVLTV